In Suncus etruscus isolate mSunEtr1 chromosome 9, mSunEtr1.pri.cur, whole genome shotgun sequence, the genomic window GGGCTGAGGCAGAGAGGCAGCTGCAGCAGGCCCAGGCGGCCGGCGCCGAGGACCAGGTGGAGAAGTTTACCAAGCGGCTGGTCAAGGTCACCCCGCAGCACAACGACGAGTGCAAGCACCTGCTGGGCCTCATGGGCATCCCGTACCTCGACGCCCCCAGCGAGGCCGAAGCCAGCTGCGCTGCCCTGGTGAAGGCCGGCAAAGTCTACGCCGCTGCCACCGAGGACATGGACTGCCTGACCTTCGGCAGCCCTGTGCTCATGCGGCACCTGACGGCCAGCGAGGCCAAGAAGCTGCCCATCCAGGAGTTCCACCTGGGCCGCATCCTGCAGGACCTGGGCCTGACCCAGCAGCAGTTTGTCGACCTCTGCATCCTGCTGGGCAGCGACTACTGCGAGAGCATCCGCGGCATCGGGCCCAAGCGGGCCGTGGACCTCATCCAGAAGCACAAGAGCATCGAGGAGATTGTGCGGCGGCTGGACCCCAGCAAGTACGCCGTGCCGGAGAACTGGCTGCATAAGGAGGCCCAGCAGCTCTTCCTGGAGCCCGAGGTGCTGGACCCCGAGTCGGTGGAGCTTAAGTGGGGTGAGCCCGACGAGGAGGAGCTGGTCAAATTCATGTGCGGGGAGAAGCAGTTCTCCGAGGAGCGCATCCGCAGCGGTGTCCGGCGGCTGAGCAAGTGCCGCCAGGGCAGCACCCAGGGTCGCCTCGATGACTTCTTCAAGGTCACCGGCTCACTCTCCTCCGCCAAGCGCAAGGCGCCCGAGCCCAAGGGGGCGGCCAAGAAGAAGGGCAAACCTGGGGCAGCCGGGAAGTTCAAGCGGGGAAAATAAACGGTTTTCCTTGTGGCacactcttccccccccccccccactcacacAAATAACTCGCACCAGAGACGTCTGTAGGGTTGGGTGGGATTCGTGTTGCTGCCCTCATGCCCTCTCTCAACTGTGCTCTTCCTTTTGATTTGGTCTTGTGGCCATTAGGCTAtagacatgttttttttgtttttgtttttgttttttttttagctcaggAAAATAAGGATTTCAGGCTCAAACAGTTTAGCTCGTGCAGTTTAGCGGGTACTACATCTTCTTGATAACTAGTTGTATAAGAGGGCAGCTCAGGGAGCAGGAGCTGCGGTGAAGTTTCCTGGAAGATTGATttagggatttcttttttttttttttttttggtttttgggccacacccggcagtgctcaggggttactcctggctgtctgctcagaaatagctcctggcaggcacgggggaccatatgggacaccgggatttgaaccaaccacctttggtcctggatcggctgtttgcaaggcaaatgccgctgtgctatctctccgggccctgatttagGGATTTCTTGACAAAGGTGCTGGTGGATCCAAAGGTGTAGATGGACTCGCAGTGCCCTCTGCTCTCTGCTTGCACCCTGGCCTGGCTTGGACAGTAGCCAGAGGAAGAACTGCTGAGAACTGAGACAGGGAAAGCTGGGCTTCCTGGAGTTGGGTGTTCAGACACTGGCTCCACAGGGGGCTGAAATGTGAATTTGGGTCTTtatcaaagtattttttattttcactgaagcactgccaggagtaaacaagccctgaacatcaccatgtgtggccacaaaacaaaacaaaatagttggggccggagataaaGGATAACAAGTAGGGCTctcgccttgcacgtggctgaccagggtttggtccttggtatcctatatggtgtcCCAGTGCCTCCAGGAGAAATtccagagttcagagccaggagtatgtcctaaGTACTACTctataacccccaaacaaacaaaaaatgagtgtttttttttttccagaggcgCACTAGGTGATAAAGGTGTTCTTACGACTTTTGGAGTCAAGTCAAACTGAGTTCAGGTGTTGggataatgttttttttcttgttacatCCAGTGTCAGCAGCAGCGGCATCGCTTggattgctcctagctctgcactcagaaatcactcttggcaggctcaaggtatcatatgggatgccagggatcgaacctacgTTGGTtccaggtctgccatatgcaaggcaaacgtcctgtgTCTGCTCTCGCTCTGGCCCTGGGATAGTGGTTTGTTCATGTACtgttgtagtttttttctttcttttttgtttttttgggccacacccgtttgatgctcaggaattactcctgactaagcgctcagaaattgcccctggcttgggggaccatatgggacgctgtgggatcgaaccgcggtccttccttggctagcgcttgcaaggcagacaccttaccctagcgccacctcgccggcccctactgtTGTAGTTTTTAAGATAGGAGAGAAGAGTCAATAAAGTTCTGAAATAACAAGAATGTTGgtgtgtgttttcctttttttctttttggtttttgggccatacatggcggctttcaggaattactcctggctctgcgctcagaaattgctcatggcaggcttgggggactatgtgggatgctggagatcaaagctgggcccatcctgggtcagccgtgtgcaaggcaaacaccctactgctgtgctatatcactccagcccccctccaAAATGTCCTTTCTGACACTACAAAACTTGACCAAACATGCTGGGATGAATCTCGTGGGGAATGGCCACAAGAGGGCGCCATGCACATAGAATGGACAAAGCAAGTTCAGTAGCACTtacgccccctgctggcagcattCTCATATTACTgggaaagaattttttgtttgttttgtttttgttttttgtttttgggccacacccggcggtgctcaggggttcctcctggctgtctgctcagaaatagctcctggcaggcacgggggatcctatgggacaccgggattcgaaccaaccacctttggtcctggatcggctgcttgcaaggcaaacgctgctatgctatctctccaggccccagggaAAGAAATCTTAAGTGGATTAATTTCTCCCTCTCAACATATTGCTGAATATAGGGCTTATATAAAGAAAGCATAAGTTTTACCCTCTGCCTcttaacattttgtttgtttttgggtcacacccagcagtgctcaggggttcctcctgggctCTATgatcaaaaatccctcctggctggctcaggggatcatatgggatgctgggattcgaaccaccgtccttctgcatgcaaggcaaacgccctaccttccatgctatctctctgatccctcatAACATCACTTTGTAAACAGTCAAAGCTGCCTTTCAAAGTATCACCTGggctgaaaatcatgaacaaatttgttaTCACGGTGTTTAAAATGGGGGAAAACTCACTTGGAAGAACAGAGTGACAGGACAATGGATACAgcgcttgccttgaatatggttcacctgggttcaatccctggtaccccgtAAGATTCCCCCAGCACCAACCCTCCCCCGAATCACTTGGGTGTGGGAGAGCTTGGAGCACTGGCGGTGTCCTGGACTTGATCCTAAGCGGCCCCTGAACACTACACTTCTTGTTCCTGTGACATCAGATTCTTCTAGCTGTTCTGGTACAGCAGAGTGTTTCTGTGCTCGAATGTTTTACATTCCTGAGAAAATAGAGGAGTGACCTTGGAGTTGTAGCTTTTTAGCATTTCTGTCGCTGCCTTCTGGAGTCAACAAGGACACTCAAGCAGGCCGAGATTCTGTTTTTCGACCACACTCATCTGTACACAGGGTTTAATTCCTGTCTGTTCagaggggttactcatggcaggggctcagaggaccatatggggtacagatAATTTAACAATCCAGGTTAGCTGcttggcaagcaccttaccagctgttGTGCTGTGACTCTggcccaattatttttttttcccctcggcTGTGCAcccacggtgctcagggcttactcctttgcTCTGCACTCTTAAGACTCACTCCGGGAGGGCTTAGTGGACTATACGGGGTATTGGGGGCAGATATTGCCACTGCACTGCCTCTAGCCCAGTTTTTCAGTGTTTTGACAATATGTAGGTAGAAGACTAAAAGGCttggttttcttttgattttgttttttggattttgggtctcaCCAggcggcacttgggttattcttgtcaggctcgagggaccatagggatgccgggaattgaacccacggCCATCCCGAATTGGCTtcgtgcaagtcaaacgccctactgctgtgctatttctctggttaaGGTTGGTTTTTATTTGCAGGGGATGGGATGAGGGGACatacacccagtggtattcaggatcCATTTCCAGTGATTGAACCAGGAATGCCTGAAGGCATAGCACAGGGGTGgtgccaaaatgaatgcagctctttgcctcttatcattattttgtatactgtggctctttgccgagtttgggttttgttctgctgcttctgaggagggacctctgaggagagatctccgagcgcggagtccccgtctcccatccctcagaaacaacagcacgggccagcgagcgggggacccatgtgtcacatgttgggtcacatcttgctgtgagttcttagtgtggaggatgcagcacaccctcaccaaaatggattttgaccctcactcaaaatggcaaaatgcaatatgtgtttcatatagtattgttaaaattatatgtttttgtgtgtttgttttggcaggtcactgcatggtgtggctgactctcagtttaaaattttggctctttgtgtcgaacttgttcgccacccctggcatAGCATGTACCCCAGCCCTTTCTTTGAGCCTTCTCAGTcactgctgtttgtttgtttgttttttccttttttggaggtgggggtaTGTGGGCAAATAAGGCCCACAGCTggacttactcttgcctctgttcagggacactcagcagagctcagggaagtACTGGGGATTGAGCTGCAGTCAGCAGCGCGCAAAACAAGTATCTAAACTCtgttactatcactccagctagttcttttccatcttttggcttttgggtaaacaaacacccagcagcgttcaggtgtCCCTCCTGGCTGTGAATTgattccaggtcagctgtgtgcaaggcgagaatcctacccactgtactacacgATCTCCAGTGCCTGGAGTAAACTATCAGTGCAGTTGTGCGTGAATCTCTAAGTACTTTGGAAGCAGGAATTGGGTGTCTGTCTCCTGGAGTGCCACCCAGCTAATAACATCTCTGAAAACTGGCACAGCCAGAAAGTTTTGGCCCTCAGGGCAAGGATCTTAGTTTTGTTCTCTGTTCCTGCGGTTGATGATTGACTTGAAGGAATTGCTTGAAGGAATCTTTCCAGGCTGAGCCAAACAATACCACCCACCTGGACTCCATTTCTGATTCAAGGGCTTCATGCTCAACTGAACTGGTGGCCGGAAGCTCCGTTTTCAGTGTTGCCTCTGCAATAACTGGTGACTAAGCCAAGCGGttggtttaaattttatttttagtttccttGTCTTATCCAGCGTATTGGGCAAGGCACAGTGCTGGGAAAACTACATTCCACaagttttccttttgcttttagtGGCAATCCCGGCTTGTGCTCGGGGATCAATCCTGGTTTTCCagggggctggagtcatagtatagcatgccttgcatgcagccaacctgggtctgaccccccccccccccaacttcatcccagatggtcccctaagcctgccaggaatcaagtgcagagccaggggtgactcctagtatctccaggaataaccccccacaaaacaaaacaaaaaaatggtccAGGGctaaggagatagtacagaggataagacatttttcttgcatgtaactgacctaggtttgatccctgggaccccatagagtcccctgagccccattagAGTGACTCCAGCatgccccccccaataaaaacataaaaatcatatagTACAGATAAGGCAGCTGTTTTGCAGTATAGCCTACTCATTTGATCCGGGTACCCCAAGAACCCTTCTCCCCTCTTTCCcccccccattaaaaaaaaaagactgcccaGATAGATACATAGAATCCTACCAATACATCACAAAGGAACAGGCCCAATTTGATCCAAAGtagctttgatttttatttcattcagatGTTACAAAATCAGCACAAGCAAAGGTACTGACATTGGACCTAGGGGTTGGAAGATGCtccagggaagaaggaagaggaaagtgaCAGATAGAAATTGGAATTTCCAGAAAAGTCagtcctgccaggctctgggatTACTAGCAGTATCTCTCCTAAGCTTGTCTTCTCTCTCAGTGGCTGGGCTGGAGATCACATGTGTGACCACCAAACACCACTGCAGTGTCCTTATCTTGGCATGCCTGTCAGGTCTGTCTGGGCAAAAGCAGAAAGGCCACAGTGGTTGAATTGCTTGAAGGAAGGTTTCCAAAGTTCTCATTTGGCTCCGTGAGACCCTcgctggttttgtttggggggcaagTGGAGCTCACAGCCACAGGACGGGGTGAGGGGGCATCCACTTAGCAGAGCTCAGCTGCTTTGACCAGGTGCTTCAGCCCAAGTATAAAAGAGCTTTACCCCTTAAACAACCAGTTTTCCATCTCCTGCTCCCTAATCTTTGTTTTGACAAGTCACTGATCCTAACAGACTTTCCATGGCAGTCAAATCTGCCAGAAGACCTTTAGTTGTTTTCTGCTTAATCCCACGCTACGTGCGCTCACCCATGGGCCATAGATGTTTTTGCAAGCTGTCTCAAATGCCCTGTATGCTAGGGAAGGAAGGGACCACTAAGCTATAGGGatccaaacctttttttttttttggtcacacccatttgctgctcaggggttactcctggctaagtgctcagaaattgcccctggcttggggggaccatacggaatgccgggggatcaaaccgtggtccttccttggctagcgcttgcaaggcagacaccttacctctagcgccacctcgctggccccaggaaCCAAACCTTTGTCCTTTGCCTTCCTGCTGAACTCCAAATATAGGGGCccaaaagatagtacaatgggtagggtgtttgcataggactgacctgggttcaatcccctggcaaccCAGAGGGTCCCCACACACACAAGCActacagaagtaatccctgaacaccgagccaagaacaagccctgagtgctgtcaggcaTGGCTCAGAAATAGTGAATGTTTAACCCCTTAAAAttgctcagaaataaatcctgcaACAGTACTTCCAGGAATGGCTTGACTATCTTCCGAATGACTAACACACCTGTTTTTCCCTCCACACCTAATGCAGTATTTCCCAACTCAGCCTCTTGTGCTTACCAGCTACTTTATTAAAGGAGAACAATGAGGTTGGTGATTATGGGGAGCTATTTTTTAGGGAGAAAATTAGATCACCCCACTGGGCATCCACATAGGTGAGGGCCACACCCACTCATTCAAATCCAGAATTTGGAGTTAGTTAATAGAACCGAATCTGAAGCCAAAAGTTATGCtttagtcttttgtttttgtttttttttttacaatctttctattatttttgttttgggggtcacactcagcagcactcaggggttcctcctggctctatgcttagaaatcgctcctggcaggctcgggggaccctatgggatgccggaattcgaaccactatccttcagcatgcaaggcaaatgctctacacctccatgctatctctctggcccctatgctttagttttgttctttttggggttGGGGGGGATGGGGGGAAGCTTCTGGCTGTTTCAGGGCACACTCGTTTCAGCATTCAGGGactttgacagtgctcagggcattgAATTGGGATTGTTTCTCTGTAAAGTgccttgtaccatctctccagttcctgagGGGTTTTGTGTGAGGACCACACTAAGCAGTGCTAAAGGTTtacactcttggcagggcttggggtatATACTCCGAGCATATACTCCTATGTGATGCCCGCATCAAAACCAGGTCAGATCTATCCAAAGCAATCACCCTCTCCGCTGCACTACTTGAGCCCCTGATTAGTTTTCCCCAGCGGACAGACAAAA contains:
- the FEN1 gene encoding flap endonuclease 1, whose protein sequence is MGIQGLAKLIADVAPGAIRENDIKSYFGRKVAIDASMSIYQFLIAVRQGGDVLQNEEGETTSHLMGMFYRTIRMMENGIKPVYVFDGKPPQLKSGELAKRSERRAEAERQLQQAQAAGAEDQVEKFTKRLVKVTPQHNDECKHLLGLMGIPYLDAPSEAEASCAALVKAGKVYAAATEDMDCLTFGSPVLMRHLTASEAKKLPIQEFHLGRILQDLGLTQQQFVDLCILLGSDYCESIRGIGPKRAVDLIQKHKSIEEIVRRLDPSKYAVPENWLHKEAQQLFLEPEVLDPESVELKWGEPDEEELVKFMCGEKQFSEERIRSGVRRLSKCRQGSTQGRLDDFFKVTGSLSSAKRKAPEPKGAAKKKGKPGAAGKFKRGK